A stretch of the Staphylococcus sp. NRL 16/872 genome encodes the following:
- a CDS encoding YSIRK-type signal peptide-containing protein (The YSIRK form of extended signal peptide directs nascent proteins to the cross-wall site, while signal peptides lacking YSIRK direct proteins instead to the cell pole. A large fraction of YSIRK proteins are surface proteins anchored by sortase-mediated processing of a C-terminal LPXTG motif.), with protein MKNRQGFLPNILNKYAIRKFSVGTASLLIGATLVFGAGNVARADELDKITTQSDTNKDKSEAVDINELTNSGQTESNVTEEQPDNTSNQTTENKTAVSSVENTSEEKKALLRLVMKPQIILHLIVKKALHKIQVQHKIVKNKVKQLQMKR; from the coding sequence ATGAAAAATAGACAAGGATTTTTGCCCAATATATTAAATAAGTATGCTATCAGAAAATTTTCTGTTGGTACAGCTTCTTTACTTATTGGTGCAACATTAGTTTTTGGTGCAGGGAATGTTGCACGAGCTGATGAATTAGATAAAATAACTACGCAAAGCGATACAAATAAGGATAAATCAGAAGCCGTTGATATTAATGAACTTACGAATAGTGGCCAAACTGAGAGCAATGTAACAGAAGAACAACCTGATAATACGTCTAATCAGACTACTGAAAATAAAACTGCCGTTTCATCAGTAGAAAATACTTCTGAAGAAAAAAAAGCGTTGCTACGCCTAGTAATGAAGCCTCAAATAATACTGCATCTGATAGTGAAGAAAGCTCTACACAAGATACAAGTACAACACAAGATAGTCAAAAACAAAGTGAAACAACTTCAAATGAAGAGATAG
- a CDS encoding NADPH-dependent FMN reductase, whose amino-acid sequence MKGLIIVGSAQVGSHTNALAKYLVGQFDSHDMDVDIFDLAEKPLNQLDFSGTTPSVDEIKANTKEFQEKTMKADFLILGTPNYHGSYSGILKNALDHVNMDYFKMKPVGLIGNSGGIVSSEPLSHLRVIVRSLLGIAVPTQIATHDSDYGKLDDGTLYLDDDQFQLRAKLFVDQIVSFVNNSPYEHLK is encoded by the coding sequence ATGAAAGGACTTATTATTGTAGGAAGCGCACAAGTTGGCTCACATACAAATGCATTGGCGAAATATTTAGTAGGTCAATTTGATAGTCATGATATGGATGTTGATATTTTCGATTTAGCTGAGAAACCATTAAATCAATTAGATTTCTCAGGTACGACTCCTTCAGTTGATGAAATCAAAGCCAATACGAAAGAGTTCCAAGAGAAGACAATGAAAGCGGATTTCTTAATTCTTGGTACACCAAACTACCATGGTTCATATTCTGGTATTTTGAAAAATGCGTTAGACCACGTCAATATGGATTATTTTAAAATGAAACCAGTTGGCTTAATCGGCAATAGTGGTGGTATTGTAAGTTCTGAACCATTATCACACTTACGCGTTATCGTAAGAAGCTTATTAGGTATCGCTGTACCTACACAAATTGCCACACATGACTCTGATTATGGCAAATTAGATGACGGTACATTATACTTAGATGACGATCAATTCCAATTACGCGCAAAATTATTTGTCGATCAAATTGTATCATTTGTGAATAATAGCCCTTATGAACATTTAAAATAA
- a CDS encoding Cof-type HAD-IIB family hydrolase, which produces MIKLIATDMDGTLLNAAHEISQENIDAIKYAQSQGITVVIATGRAFYEASTPIADTDLVVPYICLNGAEVRDESHNIMSTSHLNHELVERIKSILNKDNVYYQIYTNRGIYTEDPTRDLDIYIDIAKQAGQEADVEKIKAGIKKRIDNGSLKVVNSYEDIEDVPGELIMKVLAFNPDLEKIKAIGAELAAIPSLAISSSSRGNLEITHSEAQKGIALETIANKLNIDLQDVMALGDNLNDASMLERVGYPVAMENAIPEVKAIAKYVTDTNENSGVGKAIMKFLKEEQNN; this is translated from the coding sequence ATGATTAAATTAATAGCAACAGATATGGATGGCACATTGTTAAATGCAGCCCATGAAATTTCCCAGGAAAATATTGATGCCATTAAATATGCGCAATCTCAAGGGATTACGGTCGTCATTGCGACAGGACGTGCGTTCTATGAAGCGAGTACGCCTATCGCGGATACGGATTTGGTTGTGCCGTATATCTGTTTAAATGGGGCTGAAGTGCGTGATGAGTCTCATAATATTATGAGCACGTCACATTTAAATCATGAATTGGTGGAACGTATTAAATCTATCTTGAATAAAGATAATGTGTATTACCAAATCTATACTAATAGAGGGATTTATACAGAAGATCCTACGCGTGATCTAGATATTTACATTGATATCGCTAAACAAGCGGGTCAAGAAGCAGATGTTGAAAAGATTAAAGCAGGAATTAAAAAACGTATTGATAATGGTTCACTAAAAGTGGTAAACAGTTATGAAGATATTGAAGATGTACCTGGTGAATTAATTATGAAAGTATTGGCCTTTAATCCTGACTTAGAAAAGATTAAAGCCATTGGTGCTGAACTCGCAGCTATTCCAAGTTTAGCGATTTCCTCATCTTCGCGAGGTAACTTAGAAATCACACATTCGGAAGCGCAAAAAGGGATTGCACTTGAAACGATTGCGAATAAACTTAACATCGATTTACAAGATGTGATGGCATTAGGCGATAACTTGAATGACGCGTCGATGTTAGAGCGCGTTGGTTATCCAGTTGCTATGGAGAATGCAATACCTGAAGTGAAGGCGATTGCTAAATACGTTACTGATACGAATGAAAATAGTGGTGTTGGTAAAGCAATTATGAAGTTTTTAAAAGAAGAGCAGAATAATTAA
- the tadA gene encoding tRNA adenosine(34) deaminase TadA: MANDEYYMNLAIEEAKKAQQLGEVPIGAIIVKDNEIIARAHNLRETAQQPTAHAEHIAIERASKVVGSWRLEDCTLYVTLEPCVMCAGAIVMSRIPKVVFGAMDPKGGCSGSLMNLLEEPHFNHRATVVTGVLENECGDLLRSFFRELRAKKSKSNI; the protein is encoded by the coding sequence ATGGCAAATGATGAATATTACATGAATTTAGCAATTGAAGAAGCAAAGAAAGCGCAACAGCTTGGCGAAGTGCCCATTGGGGCCATTATTGTAAAAGATAATGAAATTATAGCGCGTGCTCACAATTTAAGAGAAACTGCACAACAGCCGACTGCCCATGCAGAACATATTGCAATTGAACGTGCCTCGAAAGTGGTGGGAAGTTGGCGTTTGGAAGACTGTACGCTGTATGTCACGCTTGAACCATGTGTGATGTGTGCCGGCGCGATTGTAATGAGTCGCATCCCTAAAGTAGTATTCGGTGCCATGGATCCTAAAGGCGGATGCAGTGGCAGTTTAATGAATTTACTCGAAGAACCTCATTTTAATCATAGAGCCACGGTAGTTACAGGCGTTCTTGAAAATGAATGTGGCGATTTGTTGCGTAGCTTTTTCCGAGAACTGCGTGCGAAGAAGTCTAAGTCAAACATTTAA
- a CDS encoding deoxynucleoside kinase, which produces MNKPFIAIEGPIGVGKSSLAHKLSQTLNYYEEKEIIDENPFLSDFYDDISKWSFQTEMFFLCNRYKQAKDIAKMTQGVVSDYHIYKNKIFARNTLNDAEFDKFNRIFDILTEDIEMPNMIIFLDADLSILKKRIAKRNRSFEHQIEDDYLLNLKRDYLALYKALKQEGANVVLINTSDIDFVNNEADYQYILEQIKPMIGDSGHE; this is translated from the coding sequence ATGAATAAACCATTTATCGCAATCGAAGGTCCTATCGGTGTAGGTAAGTCTTCTTTAGCTCATAAACTTAGCCAAACTTTGAATTATTATGAAGAAAAAGAAATTATTGACGAGAACCCCTTTTTATCAGACTTTTACGATGACATTTCTAAATGGAGCTTTCAAACGGAAATGTTCTTCTTATGTAATCGCTATAAGCAAGCTAAAGATATTGCAAAAATGACGCAAGGCGTTGTCAGTGATTATCACATTTATAAAAATAAGATTTTTGCTCGTAATACGTTAAATGATGCAGAATTTGATAAGTTCAATCGCATTTTTGATATTTTGACGGAAGATATTGAAATGCCAAATATGATTATTTTCTTAGATGCTGATTTAAGTATTTTGAAAAAGCGTATTGCCAAACGTAATCGTAGCTTTGAACATCAAATTGAAGATGATTACTTATTAAATTTAAAAAGAGATTATTTAGCATTGTATAAAGCGCTGAAACAAGAAGGCGCAAATGTTGTATTAATTAATACGAGTGATATTGATTTTGTTAATAATGAAGCAGATTATCAGTATATTTTAGAACAAATTAAACCAATGATAGGAGATAGTGGACATGAATAA
- a CDS encoding deoxynucleoside kinase: MNNYGVPQNAIITIAGTVGVGKSTLTQALADKLNFKTSFENVDHNPYLDKFYDDFERWSFHLQIYFLAERFKEQKRMFEYGGGFIQDRSIYEDVDIFAKMHEEQGTMSKDDFKTYSELFNAMVMTPYFPKPDVLIYLECDYDEVIERIERRGRDMEINTDPEYWQKLFKRYEEWINNFNACPVVRININEYDIHEDPDSLDPIIDKIAHIINTYRNVDNR, translated from the coding sequence ATGAATAATTATGGCGTACCTCAGAATGCGATTATTACGATTGCTGGAACGGTGGGTGTAGGAAAGTCAACATTGACGCAAGCATTAGCTGACAAATTGAATTTTAAGACTTCTTTTGAAAATGTAGATCATAATCCTTATTTAGATAAATTTTATGATGATTTTGAACGTTGGAGTTTCCATTTACAAATTTATTTTTTAGCAGAACGTTTTAAAGAACAAAAGCGTATGTTTGAATATGGTGGCGGATTTATTCAAGATCGTTCTATTTATGAAGATGTGGATATTTTTGCGAAGATGCATGAAGAACAAGGAACGATGAGTAAAGATGACTTTAAGACGTATTCGGAGTTATTTAATGCAATGGTAATGACGCCATATTTTCCAAAGCCAGATGTATTGATTTATTTAGAATGTGATTATGATGAGGTAATAGAGCGTATTGAGCGTCGTGGTCGTGATATGGAAATTAATACAGATCCTGAGTATTGGCAAAAGCTGTTTAAGCGTTATGAAGAATGGATTAATAACTTTAATGCGTGTCCGGTGGTTCGCATTAATATTAATGAGTATGATATTCATGAAGATCCTGATTCTTTAGACCCAATTATTGATAAAATTGCGCATATTATTAATACGTATCGCAATGTGGATAATAGGTAA
- a CDS encoding HAD family hydrolase → MEWILFDKDGTLIEFDKSWEKIGVRLVDSFLDKFPIADKEAAHRQLGVIDDAIVPNSVMGSGSLDDVVKAFNNIAGEDVSDWTRNTSQELVDTRVPENNWIEGVYETIKALKNEGYKIGIVTSDSRKGVMQFLEDTNSKDAFDLVISTETHAAEKPNPAVLNPLFDHYNVRPAEVVIVGDTNNDMKTKVNAELGLAIGVLSGIAKKDELEDADYIIDTAVDVPKILKQHSEK, encoded by the coding sequence ATGGAATGGATATTATTTGATAAAGACGGTACATTAATTGAATTTGATAAGAGCTGGGAGAAGATTGGCGTCCGTCTTGTAGATAGCTTTTTAGATAAATTTCCAATCGCTGATAAGGAAGCGGCGCATCGTCAACTTGGTGTGATTGATGATGCCATTGTGCCGAATTCTGTCATGGGTTCAGGTTCTCTTGACGATGTGGTGAAAGCATTTAATAATATCGCTGGTGAAGATGTGTCAGATTGGACGCGTAATACAAGTCAAGAGCTTGTAGATACTCGTGTTCCAGAGAATAACTGGATTGAAGGCGTTTATGAAACTATTAAAGCTCTGAAAAATGAGGGCTACAAAATTGGTATCGTTACAAGTGATTCTCGAAAAGGCGTCATGCAATTTTTAGAAGATACAAATTCAAAAGATGCCTTTGACTTAGTTATCTCTACTGAAACACATGCTGCTGAAAAACCAAATCCAGCAGTACTCAATCCATTATTCGATCACTATAATGTTAGACCTGCAGAAGTGGTGATCGTAGGAGATACGAATAATGACATGAAAACAAAAGTAAATGCAGAATTAGGACTAGCAATCGGCGTATTAAGTGGTATCGCTAAAAAAGATGAACTAGAAGACGCAGACTATATCATCGACACTGCCGTAGACGTCCCTAAAATACTAAAACAACACAGCGAAAAATAA
- a CDS encoding phosphatase PAP2 family protein, which translates to MNTSFNKSKINILFIISALSFLVIVLGMRLHTLLINIIDKTSFNWFLHTFGEPQMNYQGHWFNDYMTIVATYGDIVTFVILTIVIAMIVFFKRHFILSLWLLLTVASGGVVGILLKDVLHRARPYDHLSIDAGFSFPSGHSLASTLVIMIIVLFFVPKIHSQLLKWSLTSILIIAWMSILFSRLYFHAHYLTDVLGGVTFSLSWGFGFMILYQRFAVKWNQLNIFRKNKNYHVSNL; encoded by the coding sequence ATGAATACTTCATTTAATAAATCTAAAATAAATATTTTATTTATTATAAGCGCGTTGTCTTTCTTAGTCATTGTTTTAGGCATGCGACTTCACACGTTGTTGATAAATATTATAGATAAAACTTCTTTCAATTGGTTCTTACATACATTTGGCGAGCCACAAATGAATTATCAAGGTCATTGGTTTAACGATTATATGACTATAGTGGCGACTTATGGAGATATAGTCACTTTTGTTATTTTAACTATTGTCATTGCGATGATAGTATTTTTCAAACGTCATTTTATACTATCTCTTTGGCTACTATTAACTGTAGCATCGGGCGGAGTTGTAGGTATCCTGCTTAAAGATGTATTACATCGAGCTCGTCCTTACGATCATTTATCTATTGATGCTGGATTTTCTTTCCCTAGTGGCCATTCATTGGCTAGTACGCTAGTTATTATGATTATAGTGTTGTTCTTTGTTCCGAAAATTCACAGCCAACTATTAAAATGGTCATTAACTTCAATATTGATTATTGCTTGGATGAGTATCTTATTCTCAAGACTTTACTTCCATGCCCATTATTTAACAGATGTATTAGGAGGCGTTACATTTAGTCTATCTTGGGGCTTTGGCTTTATGATTTTATATCAACGTTTTGCGGTGAAATGGAATCAATTAAATATTTTTAGAAAAAATAAAAATTACCACGTTTCAAATTTATAA
- a CDS encoding Fic family protein produces MEYKSLKKLFHMYGWDSIETEYNMRINSYSSYVIDFIIHPIQDEKQRIEIKYPLFFVINRALCIRLEKVLKNSDRIKQLSASLPKIANDSYIKHLLINELQSTNEIENVKSTKKEIAASLNKTKGENKRFDGLVNQYIMLENGNVSFNSVSDIRKIFDSVVSSEIKETDLPDGNLFRKNSIGVYDNSKSKWVHRNEFNEPEIFEYLTILINFIKHYEAPAIYKILASHYMFEYIHPFYDGNGRVGRYILAKLLNDNLDSFTALTFSYVVNNNKNKYYKSFEEASDYFNKGELTNFIDEMMQLLIEGQNNIIETFENNIKIITRLAKSLDQQTLNKYDLDVLFVLLQDKVFGSKYSRISIKEVKDIVGYSRNKVNEVISKYEDKLVKLKSNPVVYEVKDSYVEELISIELK; encoded by the coding sequence TTGGAGTATAAATCGCTTAAAAAGCTTTTTCATATGTATGGTTGGGATAGTATTGAAACTGAATATAATATGAGAATAAATAGTTATTCAAGTTATGTAATAGATTTTATAATTCATCCAATACAAGATGAAAAACAAAGAATAGAAATTAAATATCCCTTATTTTTTGTTATAAATCGTGCATTATGTATTCGTTTAGAAAAGGTTTTAAAGAATTCAGATAGAATTAAGCAACTTTCTGCTTCGTTACCTAAAATCGCGAATGATTCTTACATAAAACATTTATTAATAAATGAGCTACAAAGTACTAATGAAATTGAAAATGTGAAAAGTACGAAAAAAGAAATCGCTGCTTCTTTAAATAAAACTAAAGGCGAAAATAAACGTTTCGATGGGTTAGTTAATCAGTATATTATGTTGGAAAATGGTAATGTATCTTTTAATTCGGTATCAGATATACGTAAAATTTTTGATTCTGTTGTTTCATCTGAAATTAAAGAAACTGATTTGCCTGATGGAAATTTATTTAGAAAAAATTCAATTGGAGTTTATGATAATTCAAAAAGTAAATGGGTACATAGAAATGAATTTAATGAACCAGAAATTTTTGAATATTTGACGATATTGATAAATTTTATTAAGCATTATGAGGCCCCGGCAATTTACAAAATTTTAGCTAGTCATTACATGTTTGAATATATACATCCTTTTTATGACGGTAATGGAAGAGTAGGAAGATATATTTTAGCAAAACTACTAAATGATAATTTAGATTCTTTTACAGCTCTTACTTTTTCATATGTAGTAAATAATAATAAAAATAAATATTATAAATCGTTTGAAGAAGCCTCTGATTATTTTAATAAAGGTGAATTAACAAATTTTATCGATGAGATGATGCAATTACTTATTGAAGGTCAAAACAATATTATAGAAACTTTTGAAAATAACATTAAAATAATTACAAGATTAGCAAAATCACTCGATCAACAAACATTAAATAAATATGATTTAGATGTTCTGTTTGTATTGCTTCAAGACAAAGTGTTTGGAAGTAAGTATTCAAGAATAAGTATAAAAGAAGTGAAAGATATTGTCGGTTATTCAAGAAATAAGGTTAATGAAGTAATTTCTAAATATGAAGATAAATTAGTTAAATTAAAAAGTAACCCAGTCGTTTACGAAGTGAAAGACAGTTATGTAGAAGAACTGATTTCGATTGAGTTGAAATAA